One window of Bacillus sp. THAF10 genomic DNA carries:
- a CDS encoding galactokinase yields the protein MTLPSTLIKTMNETFDAKGPFRMFFAPGRVNLIGEHTDYNGGYVLPCALEIGTYASVKKREDRQFRLYSKNFPDKGIISFSLDELSYEAKDDWANYPKGVIQAFYHKGVKVTGLDIAFEGNIPNGAGLSSSASIELVTAVMLNELFEAGFSMLEMVKLAKDVENHFIGVNCGIMDQFAIGMGKNHHAVMLHCDSLKYEYLPLELENYSIVIANTNKQRGLASSAYNQRRESCESALSKLKSVIPLETVSDITLEQLREYGHLLEATEIKRVQHVITENHRTKKAAQALSEGNLALFGVLMNESHQSLKEDYEVTGLELDTLVELAREQEGTIGARMTGAGFGGCTVNIVADRKVNSFIKEVGREYQKKIGWEAEFYIAKVGEGAKEILIHEVS from the coding sequence ATGACACTACCATCAACATTAATAAAAACAATGAATGAAACGTTTGATGCAAAAGGTCCATTTAGAATGTTTTTTGCTCCGGGAAGAGTAAATCTGATTGGAGAACATACCGATTATAACGGAGGCTACGTCTTGCCATGTGCCTTAGAAATTGGCACTTATGCTAGTGTTAAAAAAAGAGAAGACAGGCAGTTTCGCCTTTATTCAAAAAATTTCCCTGATAAAGGCATTATCTCTTTCTCGTTAGATGAGCTTTCCTATGAAGCAAAAGATGATTGGGCAAATTATCCCAAAGGCGTCATTCAGGCTTTTTATCATAAAGGTGTGAAGGTGACTGGACTTGATATTGCCTTTGAAGGAAACATACCAAATGGGGCGGGCCTTTCTTCCTCTGCGTCCATTGAACTGGTAACAGCCGTGATGTTAAATGAATTATTTGAGGCAGGGTTTTCCATGCTTGAGATGGTAAAGCTCGCTAAAGATGTAGAGAATCATTTTATCGGTGTTAATTGCGGAATAATGGATCAGTTTGCGATTGGTATGGGGAAAAATCATCATGCTGTAATGCTGCACTGTGATTCATTAAAGTATGAATATTTGCCATTAGAGCTTGAAAATTATTCGATCGTAATTGCTAACACCAACAAGCAACGAGGCTTGGCAAGTTCAGCCTACAATCAGCGTAGAGAATCGTGTGAGTCTGCCTTATCCAAATTAAAATCTGTCATTCCTCTTGAGACAGTATCTGATATTACTTTGGAGCAGTTACGGGAATATGGGCACCTGCTAGAAGCAACGGAGATAAAAAGAGTGCAACACGTTATTACAGAAAATCACCGAACGAAAAAAGCGGCACAAGCTTTGAGTGAGGGTAACCTTGCACTATTTGGTGTGTTAATGAATGAATCGCATCAATCGTTAAAAGAAGATTACGAGGTTACTGGTTTAGAGCTGGATACCTTAGTAGAGTTAGCAAGAGAACAAGAAGGAACCATTGGGGCAAGGATGACCGGAGCAGGATTTGGCGGCTGCACTGTCAACATTGTAGCAGACAGAAAAGTTAATAGTTTTATAAAGGAAGTAGGAAGAGAGTATCAAAAGAAAATAGGCTGGGAAGCAGAATTTTATATAGCTAAGGTTGGAGAAGGAGCGAAAGAAATCTTAATACATGAGGTGAGTTAG
- a CDS encoding carbohydrate ABC transporter permease codes for MKKNTKALNKVFLYIGLGLGALVSLFPFYWAVIGATNTSGKMFSKPPELLPGNQLIENVTNLNNSIGIGRVMFNSMFVAGTYTIISLIVCTLAAYAFAKFEFKGRNIIFIIFLLSMMVPYHATVVPLFKMMVAFGWINTYKALILPNLAYPFAIFLMRQNMLAFPNSLIEAGRIDGAGEWKIFFRIVLPSMKPALAATAIFLFMFQWNSFLWPLIATATTDMYTMPVALSSLFGLSRIDYGQVMAGVTLATIPIIVFFLALQRHFISGMLGSAVK; via the coding sequence ATGAAGAAAAATACGAAAGCATTAAACAAAGTATTCTTATATATTGGTTTAGGACTTGGTGCACTTGTCTCTCTTTTCCCTTTTTACTGGGCAGTGATAGGTGCGACCAATACAAGTGGAAAAATGTTCTCTAAGCCACCAGAATTATTACCAGGAAATCAGTTGATTGAAAATGTCACCAACTTGAACAACTCTATCGGGATTGGCAGGGTAATGTTCAATTCTATGTTTGTTGCAGGCACCTACACGATTATTAGCTTAATTGTTTGTACATTGGCAGCCTATGCGTTCGCAAAGTTTGAGTTCAAAGGAAGAAACATCATCTTTATTATCTTTTTACTTTCTATGATGGTGCCATATCATGCAACAGTTGTTCCGTTATTTAAAATGATGGTGGCATTTGGCTGGATTAATACATACAAAGCGTTGATCTTACCAAATCTCGCTTATCCTTTTGCGATATTTTTGATGAGACAAAATATGCTGGCCTTTCCAAACTCCCTTATTGAAGCAGGAAGAATTGATGGAGCTGGTGAGTGGAAAATCTTCTTCCGTATTGTGTTGCCTTCTATGAAACCTGCTCTTGCAGCAACGGCCATCTTCTTGTTCATGTTTCAGTGGAACAGTTTCCTATGGCCGTTAATTGCAACAGCAACGACTGATATGTATACAATGCCTGTTGCATTATCAAGTTTATTTGGACTTTCAAGAATTGACTATGGTCAGGTAATGGCTGGGGTGACATTGGCAACTATCCCAATTATCGTGTTCTTTCTTGCCTTGCAGCGTCACTTTATCTCAGGAATGCTTGGTAGTGCAGTAAAGTAA
- a CDS encoding DUF5107 domain-containing protein, producing the protein MRKSTFKGLKCVILENESIQAIFLPDYGGKLASFIDKKRNKEWLFQSKEASLEIPPYGADFSAYDSSGFDDVFPSIDRCLCPESGKEVPDHGEVWALPWEMETKNEILSLKVKSPVFPYILCKDIRLKSNGLHFHYRVINLDNERPFYYIWTPHALLHCSTSTEFLTESHMKTIMSVEHGSEHLGEWGTIHSYPLTTSIKTGDLLDLSKVEAVEAGNCEKYYFLEKAKSGKCGVKDMATGAFLMYEYPPEKIPYLAVWKTQGGYRGDYNIALEPCTGVYDNLYVAHAIKKASSVEPGRESSWWFEMKVGGE; encoded by the coding sequence ATGAGAAAAAGTACCTTCAAAGGTCTAAAATGCGTGATTTTGGAAAATGAGTCAATTCAAGCGATTTTTCTACCTGATTATGGTGGGAAGTTAGCTTCTTTTATCGATAAGAAAAGAAACAAGGAATGGCTTTTTCAATCAAAAGAAGCATCACTTGAAATCCCTCCATATGGTGCAGATTTCAGTGCCTATGATTCTAGTGGCTTTGATGATGTTTTTCCTAGTATTGACCGTTGTCTATGTCCAGAAAGTGGTAAAGAGGTTCCAGATCATGGAGAGGTATGGGCTTTGCCATGGGAAATGGAAACAAAGAATGAGATTCTTTCTTTAAAGGTGAAAAGTCCAGTTTTTCCTTATATTCTTTGTAAAGACATACGTTTAAAAAGTAATGGTCTTCATTTTCACTATCGAGTCATCAATTTGGATAACGAGCGTCCGTTCTATTATATATGGACCCCTCACGCTCTACTCCATTGTTCTACATCAACTGAATTTCTTACAGAATCGCACATGAAAACCATCATGAGTGTAGAGCATGGGTCAGAACATCTTGGTGAGTGGGGGACCATCCATTCTTACCCTTTGACAACGTCAATCAAAACTGGTGATTTGCTTGATTTATCGAAAGTCGAGGCAGTTGAAGCTGGGAATTGCGAGAAGTACTATTTTCTGGAAAAAGCAAAGTCAGGTAAATGTGGAGTAAAAGATATGGCCACTGGAGCTTTTCTCATGTATGAATATCCACCTGAGAAAATTCCGTATCTTGCCGTCTGGAAAACGCAAGGTGGCTATCGTGGCGATTACAATATTGCCTTAGAGCCGTGCACAGGCGTGTATGACAATCTCTATGTTGCTCATGCAATCAAAAAAGCTTCAAGCGTGGAACCAGGAAGGGAATCTTCTTGGTGGTTTGAGATGAAGGTGGGAGGAGAATAA
- a CDS encoding UDP-glucose--hexose-1-phosphate uridylyltransferase: MVNSDIYEKIERLLQYGQEMKLFMERDKNYVRNRVYGVLNLPGSSELSFEFNHCEDFHYDISFILNWSYENNRLSENTLTERDILEAQLMDCLLARPSEIARTFQERYKESPRAATEYFYHISKASNYIRLDRIAENVEWKTKTSYGDLDITINLSKPEKDPKEIEKLKSLPKNNYPVCLLCKENEGYKGTLAHPARSNHRIIPVTLNGEEWFMQYSPYLYYQEHSIVFRNEHVPMKISGDTFGRLLEFVEWFPHYFIGSNADLPIVGGSILSHDHFQGGHYSFPIERAPILKEYRKDNVTIGMVKWPMSLLRITGEKEDVLKHAIKVWRTWLSYDNHELNIHSHSNEIPHNTITPIARRRGELFELDMVLRNNKTSKEHPDGIYHPHAELHHIKKENIGLIEVMGLAVLPGRLKEELELLEEYLIADTPVHHWEEKMKKHYEWYKELKKKYKNVYPADWPVVIKNEVGYKFEKVLEHAGVFKQDVHGMEALDQFINSL; the protein is encoded by the coding sequence ATGGTGAACAGTGATATCTATGAAAAAATAGAAAGATTGCTTCAATATGGGCAAGAGATGAAGCTGTTTATGGAACGTGATAAAAACTACGTGCGCAATCGTGTTTATGGGGTTCTCAACTTGCCTGGAAGTAGCGAGCTTTCTTTTGAATTTAACCACTGTGAGGATTTTCATTATGATATTTCTTTTATTTTAAATTGGAGCTATGAAAATAATAGACTTTCAGAAAACACCCTAACTGAAAGAGACATTTTAGAAGCTCAATTGATGGATTGCCTTTTGGCACGGCCTTCTGAAATTGCGAGAACCTTCCAAGAGCGCTATAAGGAAAGCCCTAGGGCAGCGACAGAATACTTTTATCATATTAGTAAGGCGAGCAATTACATTCGTTTAGATCGAATAGCAGAGAATGTAGAGTGGAAAACAAAAACATCATATGGGGATTTGGATATTACAATCAACCTTTCCAAACCGGAAAAAGATCCAAAGGAAATTGAAAAACTAAAATCATTACCTAAAAACAATTACCCAGTTTGCTTGCTTTGTAAAGAAAACGAGGGGTACAAGGGGACACTAGCGCATCCTGCCCGTTCCAATCATCGAATTATACCTGTAACTCTTAATGGGGAAGAATGGTTTATGCAATATTCTCCTTATCTCTACTACCAGGAGCATTCGATTGTTTTTCGAAATGAACATGTACCTATGAAGATCTCAGGTGACACCTTTGGCCGATTACTTGAATTTGTGGAATGGTTCCCACATTATTTTATTGGATCGAATGCAGATTTACCAATTGTTGGAGGGTCCATCCTTTCACATGACCATTTCCAAGGGGGGCATTACTCCTTTCCTATTGAAAGAGCACCTATCTTAAAAGAGTATAGGAAAGATAATGTGACCATTGGGATGGTAAAGTGGCCAATGTCATTATTACGAATAACAGGTGAAAAAGAGGATGTTCTCAAACATGCTATTAAAGTGTGGAGAACTTGGCTTTCTTACGATAATCATGAGTTGAACATCCATTCACATTCAAACGAAATACCTCATAATACGATCACGCCTATCGCAAGAAGACGTGGAGAGTTATTTGAGCTGGATATGGTACTGAGAAATAATAAAACCTCAAAAGAACATCCGGATGGTATCTATCATCCTCATGCAGAGTTACATCACATTAAAAAAGAAAACATTGGTTTGATTGAAGTGATGGGGCTTGCTGTATTACCAGGTAGATTGAAGGAGGAACTGGAGCTGCTTGAGGAGTATTTAATTGCAGATACTCCTGTGCATCATTGGGAAGAAAAGATGAAAAAGCATTATGAGTGGTACAAAGAATTGAAGAAGAAATATAAAAATGTATATCCTGCTGACTGGCCAGTTGTTATAAAGAACGAGGTTGGTTATAAGTTTGAAAAAGTTTTGGAGCATGCTGGAGTATTTAAACAGGATGTTCATGGAATGGAAGCACTCGATCAATTTATAAACAGTTTGTAA
- a CDS encoding alpha-galactosidase, with protein sequence MPIFINEDSLQFHLQGKDFSYLFHVMENDQLEHLYYGKKVTHRNSFSHLVVRPNEDIGNATFPFEGNGRYSLEAIKQEYPTYGSSDFREPALQLWYENGSRISDFRFKSFNVQKGKPGINGLPSSYVENDMDATTLTIILEDSEQPATLELFYTVFEKQNMVTRSSRLTNNGPKHIEINRLLSASVDFPTKDYTMLQLDGAWIRERHLHKRELQHGVQSIDSKRGTSSSQHNPFMALAKRDTNENSGEVYGFSLVYSGNFLAGVEVDHYETARAYLGINSFDFRWQLRKFESFHSPEALLVYSDKGFNGMSQSLHHFLQKHIARGIWRDKERPILINNWEATYFDFDEDKLLSIADVASDVGIELFVLDDGWFLNRNDDTSSLGDWFEDKKKLKSGLRGLAKNINARGMKFGLWFEPEMISKESLLYKKHPEWVLKHKGFKHAHGRNQYILDLTQEEVRCYILDRLRDILSSANIEYVKWDMNRNMTEIGSSFLDSSQQGEVAHRYILGLYTMLEKLTEEFPEVLFESCASGGNRFDPGMLYYMPQAWTSDNTDAIERLNIQYGTSYAYPSSMMGAHVSSVPNHQTGRITSLLTRFHVSMFGAFGYELDATSFTEEEKQEVEQQVAFYKKHRHLLQYGTFFRLKSPFESNDTAWMVVSPDKKKAIVAFYRKMAVPNPSFVSIPLDGLDSDQMYQVQGEYITYLGDELMNIGLQVPPLFTGTGKNNQTQLLGDYQSKVWVLEAVDGRNTE encoded by the coding sequence ATGCCAATATTCATAAATGAAGACTCGTTACAATTCCATCTTCAAGGAAAAGATTTCAGCTATCTATTTCATGTCATGGAAAATGATCAGTTGGAGCACCTCTATTATGGAAAAAAGGTAACGCATCGTAACAGCTTTTCTCATTTAGTTGTCCGGCCTAATGAAGACATTGGAAACGCAACCTTTCCTTTTGAAGGGAACGGCAGATATTCTTTAGAAGCCATCAAACAGGAGTATCCTACGTATGGAAGCTCGGATTTTAGAGAGCCAGCACTTCAACTTTGGTATGAAAATGGAAGTAGAATAAGCGATTTTCGATTTAAAAGCTTTAACGTTCAAAAAGGAAAGCCTGGTATTAATGGTTTGCCATCCTCCTATGTAGAGAATGATATGGACGCTACTACTTTGACCATTATTTTAGAAGATAGTGAACAACCAGCAACGCTTGAACTTTTCTACACGGTATTTGAGAAACAAAACATGGTGACTAGAAGCTCTAGATTAACAAACAATGGCCCAAAGCATATAGAAATTAATAGATTATTAAGCGCTAGTGTAGATTTTCCAACAAAAGATTATACCATGCTCCAATTGGATGGGGCTTGGATTCGTGAAAGACATCTCCATAAACGCGAGTTACAGCATGGTGTGCAATCGATAGATAGTAAAAGAGGAACAAGCAGCTCTCAGCATAACCCATTTATGGCACTTGCCAAAAGAGATACAAATGAAAACAGTGGGGAAGTGTATGGATTTAGTCTTGTATACAGCGGTAATTTTCTAGCTGGAGTAGAAGTGGACCACTATGAAACAGCACGAGCTTATCTTGGCATCAACTCTTTTGACTTTCGATGGCAGTTGAGAAAATTCGAAAGTTTTCATTCCCCAGAAGCATTGCTAGTTTATTCGGATAAAGGCTTTAATGGTATGAGTCAGTCACTGCATCATTTTTTGCAAAAGCATATTGCCCGTGGCATTTGGAGAGATAAAGAACGTCCTATTCTTATCAATAATTGGGAAGCAACTTATTTTGATTTTGATGAAGACAAGCTTCTTAGTATTGCTGATGTAGCTAGCGACGTGGGAATCGAGCTGTTCGTTCTTGATGATGGGTGGTTCTTAAATAGGAATGACGATACCTCCTCTTTAGGAGATTGGTTTGAAGACAAAAAGAAGTTAAAAAGTGGACTTCGTGGATTAGCGAAAAACATAAATGCACGAGGCATGAAATTTGGCTTATGGTTTGAGCCTGAAATGATTTCAAAGGAAAGCTTGCTCTATAAAAAGCATCCCGAATGGGTGTTGAAACACAAAGGATTCAAGCATGCACACGGGAGAAATCAATATATTTTAGATCTCACTCAAGAAGAGGTCAGGTGCTATATTTTAGATCGATTAAGAGATATTCTATCCTCAGCAAACATTGAATATGTCAAATGGGACATGAATCGGAACATGACGGAAATCGGATCAAGTTTTCTAGATAGCTCTCAACAAGGGGAGGTAGCACACCGATATATTCTCGGCTTGTATACGATGCTCGAGAAGCTTACAGAGGAATTTCCAGAAGTATTATTTGAATCGTGTGCAAGTGGAGGCAATAGATTTGATCCGGGAATGCTCTATTATATGCCCCAAGCCTGGACAAGTGATAATACAGATGCGATAGAGCGGCTAAACATCCAGTACGGCACTTCTTATGCTTATCCATCCTCTATGATGGGAGCACATGTTTCAAGTGTACCAAATCATCAAACTGGAAGAATTACAAGCCTGTTGACACGGTTTCATGTCTCCATGTTTGGTGCATTTGGTTATGAGCTTGATGCAACAAGTTTTACAGAGGAAGAAAAACAAGAAGTAGAACAGCAGGTGGCATTTTATAAAAAGCACCGACACTTGCTACAATATGGGACATTTTTCAGGCTGAAAAGTCCGTTTGAATCCAATGATACGGCATGGATGGTGGTTTCTCCTGATAAAAAGAAAGCCATTGTCGCTTTTTATAGAAAAATGGCAGTTCCTAATCCTAGCTTTGTTTCCATTCCGTTAGATGGCTTGGATTCTGATCAAATGTACCAGGTTCAAGGGGAGTACATCACCTATCTTGGAGATGAACTAATGAATATTGGACTTCAAGTTCCTCCGTTATTTACAGGTACAGGGAAAAACAATCAAACACAACTACTAGGAGACTATCAATCAAAGGTTTGGGTTTTGGAAGCGGTAGACGGGAGGAATACGGAATGA